Within Lolium rigidum isolate FL_2022 chromosome 5, APGP_CSIRO_Lrig_0.1, whole genome shotgun sequence, the genomic segment gccagcttcgccggcgtcgggaggagtggggaacccgatctatgcgtggagttttcaataaaagtagtcttttcagtagtctatgttaggattttggtcgccgttttctggttggtttccccgcaatggagatggcatcgtctgcaataagtgatcttcggcccttcgttcgacgacgagatctccttcccaacgtcaatggtggtgttgaaagattacaattatctaggtatggatgttcagatcttgcttcgccagatcgatcttggatcttttctcatggttgacgcgaggaggattatcctcgcagtttttgtcccggttgctacgtcctcgacaatggtgattcgtactctcggctctccatcaacatcgacaaggcagatcggtttttattccctgatatactggtgttggtactcttgccgatgttaattgactactttaatggttgcgcgcgtgcacgcagccttggcattgcggctcaaattaaaattatgggagaacctgcgttggtatttacaggtctatggtttgttatctatctttggctgcctccagaaaagtacaagattatggcttggaagaagaaagaatttgaagatctcgaagatttgctagtatcttttagactttatattgtaatcgctggagacagctcgtgtatctctaccatgtactatttattattatgaatatatgtggtattgattgtcaaaaaaaaaagtacccATCAAGTATAATTAGGTTATATTCCGCTGTGATTTTATTTCCACAGTCCTACATCAGCCCCCGCTGATCACTCCCAACTCCCAAGCACAATAAACAAGGCGGCCGGGGATATATGTAGTATTCAGTATACATAGCAGCAGTAGTACAGAGTACAGATTTGCGAGAACACAGTGGGTCGTGATCACCAAGATCAGTCTGTGGAAACGCGCACGTATAGATCATAGAGTAACTTTGCGTAGAGCAACGCCACTGTGGAGTGCGCACTTCAGTGCGACTCGCGTGCTCAGTTGCGGACCTCCGCCCGGTACATGGGCTCCGGGACCTCGTCGGCGTGGGCACAGCAGCGGCAGCCACCATGGTACCCGTGACCGCAGCAGCCCCAGtgacagccgccgccgcctccatggcCTGGGTAGCCACCGCCTCCGTGACCtgggtagccgccgcctcctccatgacCCGGGTaaccgccgcctccgccatggcctgggtagccgccgcctccgccatggcctgggtagccgccgcctccaccatggCCTGGGTAGCCACCGCCTCCATGGCCCgggtagccgccgcctccgccatggCCCGGgtagccgccacctccaccgtggCCAGGGTAACCGCCTCCGCCGGGgtaaccgcctccgcctccgccgtagCCCTGTACGTCGGCCTTGGTCTCTTCCTTCTTGGGCTCTGCATGGACAGAAAACGCGCATGCAAATTAGTAGCAGCATGCAGCAGGAGTAGCCCAAGTTCAAAACTAGTCCGGTAGCTCACGGGTTTGTTCGGCCGCGGAGGAGGCGAGGAAAGCCGCGGCAAGCAGGAGAGCAAACACAAGGAGAGTCTTAGACGCCATGCTTGACACCCTCTTCTTCAGCTTGCTTGATGGATTCGCATGCAGAGAAAGCGAATTTATAGGAGGTTCGGGAGAGACCGGCCAAGCTAGGGAGGTTTGACTTCGACCTTGGATAAGATAGGAGAGGAGGTGTCAGCTGTGAGGAAGTTGAGGCGCTCAGAGGCTCGTCGCCGGCAACGTGTCTACGTGAATCTCGTAGAGGCCCCTTTGAGTGAGTGGGACAAGAGCGGTGGTAGACTGGTAGTTGTTGGAAGATGGACAGCATGCATTGATGTCTCTGCTAGCATTGCACACCAATGGCGCCAGCCTCTGACAAGTCGACTATGTGCAGCGCTACGTGTGCACACCTCGCCTCGGCTCCATGCATGCAAGCACGCATCAACCAGCAGCTTATCCGCTAGGTATCGGCCACATGGACGCACGCACGCATGCATATCCAAATCAAGGTTTCGGGTAAGGGTTTGAGAAAAAATCTCGGAGGGGACCGAGATTTCCGGTAACCATGGTTACCGACGATAGCCGGTCAAAAACCGAACGAGATTCTCAaatagaatttgaatttcaaactcaaaaatatttaaatattttaaatataaagtttgaaggaggaggaagTGAAAGATTCGGACAAATGAGTTGGAGATGAGGTTATAGTGGAGAGGGAACACATACGGTTTAGGTTGAACTAACCAGTCAACCTaaattcaaaccaaattcaaATAGACTGGCATTTTTTGGCCGATAAGTTTATTTATTGGAGAGGGCTGAGAATTCCGGATACCGGTCGGTAACTGCGGTATTTCACCCGGCAACAAAAATCTGTGATCCAAAACGATCAAGCATATTCTCGATCTAGGAACCGGTACCGTACGTGGAGCATTCCCGAGTGCATGCAAACCCGAGATCTTCCCCTTTGCTCCCCTTTGCCGACCAAAAGGTTGTTCTTTTCTGGTTTTGCTAGTAGCTGAGAACTAGTTCTACAACATTAGATCTCTATGGTGGACTCGCGGTTCGTGCACTTGAGTTGTAAGTTGGGTTGCAACTGAATTTTACCTTTTTTGTTTGCAGGTGAGGTTGCAACTAGAAAAATACCTCCAAACCGTTAGATTGTTTCGTGATTTGTCTAATGGTGAGTTGCAACATGGAGTGCAATTGAGAATAGATGACGTCATGTGACTGCGAACTAAGTTACTAGCACCTTCTTTTTTCAAAAAATCCAACAATCTATTCATAATCCTGAACAGATAATCCTGAACAGCAGTATGAGAAAACTCAAATGTAATAAAATAAATAGGTCCTTGAATCTGCTGGCAACGACTCTCGAGCGAGCCAAAGGCGCGCCACCATCCTCACCCCTCCCTCTCTGGAGCCGAGCAAAGCTTGTCCTACTAGACCTTGTTGTAGTAGAGGTATGAGAACTCATCGCGCTAAGATCCGAAAGAACCAGCGCACAGGAGCACCAACTATCACCGATGAAGAGAAGCGTGGATCAGAAGGAACACCGACCAAATTCAGCGAGATCCATCGGAGACACACCTCCGCACATCCTCCGACAACACAAGACGCACCGCCCGGATGGGGCAAGGCAGGGAGGATTTTATTCCATCTTCAGGAAGCCGTAACCATGCTTCCTAGGTACTACACATACCCTAACCAAACATAAAACTACATCAAGAAATGGAGCCTTCTGATCAACAAGGACAAGGATCCATCCTGCCCCCGTGGCTCTAGAGCCAAAGGACACTACATGAGATGAAATATGTGATGAGTATCAAAATATCAGTGAACAGAGAAGAATACTTGGCGAAGAATATGCCGAGTACAACACTCGGTGAAGCCCCGACGGCCTTGGCACATTCCCTTCGCCGAGTGTACTATCTTTGGTGATGAGTCCGAAAAGTGACATGTTTTTTATTACATAAACACCTACCTTTTGTCTTATTGCATGCTCTATCTAGCTCTAACTATGCCCTAAATTTATAACTACATGTTATGATTCATTTCATGAGATATTTGCCCAACTAGTAGTACATGTCTTAGTAGTATTTTATCACTTTCCCTTGTCTTTGGTGTGTGTGTAGTTGTTCCAAGAGTTTATGAATTAAGAACAAAGAAAGGAGCCAAGAGGAGGCAACATTGAGGAGTTACAGGCATGATGACTTAGAAATTTTAAGGAAAAAGGTCATTTTTCATCACAAGATAATAAAGATCCAAGACCATGCCATTGTAGCCCTCGTCAATATAATCCAATGAGATGAATAAAACCTAAATCAGAGTTTGGAAATGAGATGAATAACACCTGAATGAGTGTATAATAGTTAACGACTATGCTTGTACCATGGGTTCTGGGTCGCAAAAATGCTAAGAACTGACGCGATTCTCCACGGATTTTGTTCCCGTTTGTTACTAGACTTTTCTTAGGTGCTAAGGTCGGTTGGGAGAGTATTGGAGGCCCCTCCTATGCCTATATAAAGGAGAGGAGAGCCATCACAATATCATCTATCTTAATCAACAACAAGCGGAAGCTCTACCAGCGTGCCGCCTTCGTCTCCATCTTCCCAACACCATAGCCACAACCACGAAGAAGAAAAGACTTGGATCTTGAAGACACGACACCGACCTACATCAACACCACCATTATCTACGACTCCATCATCGATCTCCCCACTCATCTCGTTGTAGCTCCAAACCTAAGATTGGATCTACACATGTCTTTGACTAATCATTCATCCGCATTTCATATCATTATGGATGATGAATTCATCCGCATTTCATATCATTATGCATGATGTTTTGTGTCTTCATGTGTGAGAAGTTCTCTTTGTTTTGGGGAAGTTGGAGAAATCCTAACCAAATAATGAGATGAGATAAAATTTATTGATCGTCTAATAATTATAAAGTGTGTTGGTTCTTGAAAAATACAGCAGTGATGGAATCAAGTACCGATCGAGTATGATTAGGCTATACTCCCGCGGTGATTTTATTCCACCGTAGTAAAATACATACCAACACAAGTCTACATCAGCCGCGCCGTTCAATCCCAAGGACAACATATAAGGTGGAGATGGACGATATTATTCAgcgcatagcagtagctagtacAGACTTGCAAGAACACAGTGTGTGGTAACGCGCACGTATAGACCAGACTATCTTAATTTACAGGTAACTTCGCGTAGAGCAACGCCACGTGTAGAGCGCTACGCGCATGGTACGTAGCTGCTGCGACTCGCGTGCTCAGTTGCGGACCTCCGCCCGGTACATGTGCTCCGGgtatccgccgccgcctccatgaCCCGGgtgtccgccaccgccgccgcctccatgaCCCGGgtagccgcctccgccgcctccatggcccgggtatccgccgccgccgccgccatggcccgggtagccgcctccgccgcctccatggcccgggtatccgccgccgcctccgccttggCCCGGGtagccgccaccgcctccaccgtGGCCAGGgtgaccgccgccgcctcccccggggtagccgcctccgcctccaccgtggCCAGGgtaaccgccgccgcctccgcctcccccggggtagccacctccgcctccgccggggtaaccgcctccgcctccaccgtagCCGTGTACATCGGCCTTGGTCTCTTCCTTCTTCGCCTCTGCAAGAACAGAAAACGAGCATACAAATTAGTAGCAGCATGCATCAGGAATTCAGGAGCAGCCCAAGTTCAAAACAAGCCCGCTAGCTCACGGGTTTGTTCGGCCGTGGAGCAGACGAGGAAAGCCGCGGCAAGCAGGACAGCAAACACAAGGAGATTCTTGGACGCCATGCTTGACACCCTCTTTTTTAGCTAGCTTGCGCGATGAGATGGATTCGCATGCAGCGGAGCAAGCAAATTTATAGGATGGCAAGAGCGGTGGTAGTAGTTGGGAGATGCCGCATGCCACCATGCATTCATGTCTCTACCAACAATCTAGCATGCGGACAACGACCAATGACGCTAGACGCTTGACTTAAGTCGACTATGTGCAGCGCAGGTGGGCGCACCTCGCAGAAACACGAACAAGCTTGGCTCGGTGGCATGCATGCACGCATCAACCAGCAGCTTATCCAAATCCAAATTGATCAAGCAAAAGGTTCAGCCCTTATCTCATCACTACAGGAACGgggtgctacgccgacggccggctgccctcggcgtagccacgcctggccctcggcgtaggctacgccgacggcagccctcggcgtacctcgtcggcgtccaggtccctcggTACACGGTAccgtgccgtcggcgtagcccttgccgtcggcgtacgccgccTATATATGCCGACGGTGTGCGTTCACCCTCGGCGTCCCAGCCCTCGGCGTCTCGTGGCACGgcgccgtcgccgttaacggtcgccaccatacgccgacggccaagccctcggcatagggcaggcTGGGCGTCTACGCGTGAGCGACGTGGCGCGTCGTGGAGCTGCCATCTGggcgtctacgccgagggcaatccCCTCGGCATCTGCATGGGGCATGCAGGCTGGGCGTCTACGCGTGCGCGACGTGGCCCGTCGTGGCGCTGCCAGCTGGGCGGCTACGTGGCGCGACCAGGTGAGGtggcctatgccgacggcaatgccctcggcatagggtcgaccatatggtcatgccatggccctatgccgacggcattgccctcggcaTATGCCCTACTATTTGGTTTTTTCTATTTAAATTGGGTTCCAATTCATCTAAATTCAGTTCAGCAGGTCCAATACAtccaaatacatccaaattcatccaaattcaccataattcacataaatagcatgaaatccacatagtagcatccaaattcatccaaaatcaccataattcacataaatagcatgaaatccacatagtagcatacatggtgcatgtaatagcatacaagaggagagtgccatgtcatccaatacatagtaCTAGGTAGCAcatgatggcaagcaagaagcccggtgccgactagcggaggaaggacccgggcggggtgtgtccgcccacatcgttggcgaaacgagcagcccggggttgcgctccagtagaagctgcagaagaaccacctggagaaggaccggtgctacgcccaggagaagtcgacggagaggcaccgggagtagtcccaggagtagtcgacggagaggcaccagcagaacgcccaggagaccgaccaccttcatgaaccggtgtgacctcgcgcccacccggcgatgcctggttcccggaccatctcgttccctacgtgttccctacatgttagcaacttgcgaggcaaaggaaagtggtaactaccggtttggcaaagaacttacctccggtgtggatccgtagtaagtcgcagcgaaagctgccttcgatggcatgataggcatgtcccccgccacggtaactcgagccggtggcggtgtaccgatagacatagagatcatcatttcctgcaagataggttacaagttaggctttgcgtaaataaagcatcaaaccgagacttgtcatctactagcggagaagaaagattcagacttactcctatatacgccatgtaggctGTATTCTACCTATTCCACCGCGCAGCTGCCTGTCGATACGCTTCATTGcgggcttcgaaggccgcctcgaactcaggctacaatttcagaaacaatgaatctcgtaaacacttagccatgtaggaaggaaaaccggaaagaggatgaaaatgaggaaaacttacatcgtaggcgggtggacgagcaggccgtggacgaggctgggggctgtcggcggtgagggtatgcttgagacgcgtgtagctcgtgggctggggtaggcttgaccgccttattcgGAAAGGGgtaacggccatgcggacgcccgcgcCCCGacagaccaacgactcctcgtcgaccggaatgctcaaggggtcatccacctcggggtgacgagacttgaccatgtcgcaagtaggtcctccttggcggccttggcattgccgtagtaccgtggctgaggcaatgcgggattgggcttcttcttcgtccgcatcatgtcatatatccgggcatcatgaagcaccaccccagtGTGCTGCCTCGGCCAcccgcatcgcgaaaagaaaagttatgcgtaccacaaatgtaacatgacgggaaatgaaagaaggtcgttcAATGTATATACATACCATTTTCCCCTtgtagcgggtgtagtcgcggtttcccgcgcagtgtgtgccaccggtgcctcggttctccatgttccgcctcgacacggctgcaaactcctcatcctccctgagccacctcgccctaatcagctcctcccatgcccccactcgggacaaacctgaaaacgcaatactcaactcaagataatccaatgaaaacttagcagcaatgtagaatctcattgacattttactcaccgacatgtactcctcaatggtcattgcccattcatccgtaggctggttaccaacatagtactccttcttgaccctcttacccttgttagcccgaaGGCACTAGCGGctggtgaacttttggttgtaccaccgctgcggtgtcaacctctcgcaagcgccacgcaaagtgagacgcgcctgcgtgtcatgctccgggtccacacgatagaagcacttcaatcatgcataaatgagttgtgaaagtcatgagttagcacattagggtcattaactatgaacggtgctcgagaaatatatgccttacccagaacttggtggtcacagcctcagcagctgtcgcgaagcctacggcaggggcatcctcatagtccgcccaagtagtggctagcttcgtcgcgccaccggggaccgtgctaaggggagtgtatctgccggGCCGAACTTCTTAATCGCAGCCCCAAGCAAGCcgttaggcatgcggggggcttggcatcccatgtccagcttgccgcaaataaatcacacattagtacacatgccaaattgtttattatgcccaagatgaaaatacatgttcgaaatttctgaagtagtacacttactcatcgctcgaaggaatgataagggccttgtcatcatgggtcttcggctccttcctcgcatcggggactctagcttctccacgaagcttcaagggcttcggcgcacccccatcctccatcacctccaactcagccctagagtccgactcgtgtgtagactccgcctccatctccacctccccactagacggaccctctaggaacaactcaggagccacgtcgccagaagcggagggtggctcgtcaaagtccatgtgtaccccggtgacatgggcatacccttcgggtacccattattagtatacctggctcggcccaatatggagaagaccaaatatggagaaggcccaacaaggcaacccgaagaagtagtcgactaggactcttgtaaaaccctaggctggttgcatatataaagctagccagggcacccgaaataagggagacaacagatagacaagacatagacaacatagctccgcctatggcggcaccctgtaaacatatctATGaccatatagtagattgctagcagcacgtagggatcctccaccgaggggacccgaagctgggtacgtcgtgtgcctaatctcgtccccggaatctccatcgtcgctctctcccgaaaccctagtctacaatccgtaggcattgccgaggtgatccctcgtcaattggcgccgtctgtgggaatcgcgacgaGTGGATTTTGTTATTCGGGCGAGATCCCTCATCAACATCAACGAGATCATCTTTACTGGTCAGATCACATCAGATCATGGCGAGCCGTCGAGTTATTCGTCACCGCTCGTGAAT encodes:
- the LOC124655695 gene encoding glycine-rich cell wall structural protein-like, whose product is MASKTLLVFALLLAAAFLASSAAEQTQPKKEETKADVQGYGGGGGGYPGGGGYPGGGYPGHGGGGYPGHGGGGGCHWGCCGHGYHGGCRCCAHADEVPEPMYRAEVRN